The stretch of DNA ttggggttcgatatacctgagtcggcgggaagagttgacgtcgactggtgtcgggaactcgttgccgcgcgcgctcgtcgagtgctcgctgaaggttctccagtcgagtgcgctcggccaaattggccagacgcacctcctccaaggcacgagcctcgggggtttctcctgcgatgggagtacgcagggcatccacgttcctgcggcgaagttcctctctttgtagAGAGTCGagcggctcgggctggtactcttcgtggcgtcgtgcggggtcgcctccgtcacctgctccatcatcacgggcgaagccagggggactgcggggcccgtcgaccatcaagatttccgccgctggatcactgctaccgcactcggatgcagtctctacggagccagtcgacagatcgaacaagccgtagagagattcgtcgggctcgattgccgcaacttgggtggtggccgattggcgagccaccgcgtgcctcacccattgctgaagcctcgaccggcccgagcgcttgcgctggcgggaaatcgggagggtggacgatggaggagtcgtCTGATACGGGGTTgaaggttgccgcagcagaacgtcgcggacacatgcacgaaaatgcgtcgcaccgcggacggggagcgcatcaacgtcgagtggagcctcctggcgccaggcggagtcgtcggcgatgaaggtgagagcgccgagacggatctcacgaccctcgaccaaaactccagcagacaccatgatgaaagtactcggaggaatcgcaacttctccacaaaatcgctaaaacacctgccccacggtgggcgccaactgtcgtggttctaagcctgacagtagagtggggggtaggtatggagaggcaaggtcctagctatggagaggttgtaaacacaagagatgtacgagttcaggcccttctcggaagaagtaatagccctacatctcggagcccggaggcggtcgagtggattatgagtatatgagttacaaggtgccgaacccttctgcctgtggaggagggtggcttatatagagtgcgccaggaccccagccagcccacgtaggagagggtttaaggtgagttaagtctggggcattactggtaacgcctcacataaagtgtctttactatcataaagcctacttaattacaggccgttgcagtgcagagtgcctcttgacctcctggtggtcgagtgagtcttcgtggtcgagtccttcaagtgagtcgagtgagtccttcgttggtcgactggaaggcgacctcttctaaggatgtccttgggtaaggtactttgatcaggtccatgaccctaccctaggtacataaccccatcacataCCTCCTAAATTttttttctatgtcaacttgatgggcataatttgtcataaacacaaaatgcaactagttttaaaagagaatatatataccacatccgaatcataacaaggacgagggccgacggggacggatatcaaaaccatggcactatatgtataacaaacaacgtacgggtaagataattatacgagtaactatatatccaaatcacacaaacatcaatttttatataaaatttcatgaacaagaggctcaccacaaggtggtgccggcgacggtacGGTGCGGgcaatcgacggtggttacgacggagatttagaaggcactaagtaaaccacacctacatatgcaaactaagtgttatttttgacctcaaattgcatataaatcaaatactagcacatatatatatatatatcctcccaaattactaaactcacaaattaatcactatataaagcattgcaagagctaatctagcaatgagagatgaaaggacaaagttgctaacctttatgatcatttgaatggatgggggcttcaaatcttgacaaattttgggcaaaatgtgtgatgagctcgagaggaagaggggaagaacagagaggagaggggaaaggggaagaacagagcaagctcgggtggacgaaggatttatgtaggacgacctttagtaccggttcatgccaagaaccggtactaaaggggctggaggggccccagtctgacaacatcctgccaccactctcattagtaccggttcgtggcacgaaccggtgctaaaggttcgccacgaaccggtactaatgaaagcggcccggctagccgttggaaccggcactaatgtatacattagtgccggctcaaatacaaaccggcactaatgtgcttcacgtttgaccctttttctactagtggccgcCACAACATCCCCGCTTGAACGAACTAGCACTTAGATCGATCACCAACCACATAGCATAACACCGCGCATCAGGGAAGCACCCGGAGCTCCCTTATTCACCGTTTTGTTGCCCTCGGACTAATGAAATACGAATTATATGCCAAGTATAGATTTAGAATTAAAAATGTCATTATTGTCGCAAGCATATGACTCATCACGAAATAAAGAAATAGAAAATTTGTGTGTTTGATCTTTTCAAACAATAGAACGAGTAACAATTCATATTTAATATATAAATAAAACATTAGTATAGAATACAAAATACAAATCAATCATCTAATTTCAGGTAGATATTATTTCATATGTATAGAGGGTATTCATATACTATAATATGAATCAAATGAGGTATGGATAAAAAAGACTACTTCTTCTGGACCCTAAAAAATAAAGAAGTGAATATtcaattttttaatttttatgTAAGGAATAAATCATGCATACATCTAAACAACCTTTTATTAAATCAAAGCAACCCTTTAGTAAGTCCAAGCAAACTTTAATAAATCCAAGCATCCCTTTCGTAAATCCAAGCAAACTTTTCGTAAATCTAAACAACATTTTCCTAGGTGCCCTCGAATTAGCCCGGGAGATCGTATTGATTACCGAAACATGAGTTTATTTAATAGactagtgaaaaaggaaaaatattATCAAGACGAATAAATAGAGTAACCTTGAAACGATAACGATTAATTACTCTTGCTATAAAACAAGCTCATATTTTATCTTTCTTACCGTTTGTAACAATGAGAATGCGAACTCAATGGTAAAAAGAATTTATTAATGAAATAGCACATACATTTTTCGTCTGGCAAATTACCATGGGAAAAGAGAACCAACTAGTGATTGGACGATTAGGAAGACAGTGATATCCTCAGCCCAACAGGGATCAAATCTTAGGTTTACATTTTGTGTCTCATATAGCAGAATATTCTTTGAGTGGAAGTCAACATTTTTGTCTATAGAGAGGTGCCTATGTTTTTTTTTTCCATACGATCAATGAAAATGGATAAGGTTCCACTATAGATAACGGAACAAAGACCAGAAAACGTCCATAGTGCAAAGAAAGGAAAAATAAGTGAAAGACAAGCTAGGCGTCTATGTGATTTTTTCAATCTCAAGATCCACCGGCCCAGTCTTTTGAGGACGCTTATAGGGGTACTTGCATACTCATAAGGGATGAATGTATCTACATGTTTGTGAGAGTCTGTATTTGTAGTGTGTTTCTAAAAGAAAATTATGTGAAAATTAACCACGTTCGGCACTTGGCCTGCTTGCTTGGGCATTAGAGCAGAAGATTTATCTCTTGTGCTAAGAAAAAGAGAGCACGTGGAAGCAGTTGACCCAACCAAGCAGTCATTATCGTTAATTGTTTAAGCAGAAAGGAAGCTCCCTCTTGAGGAAAGCTCCCGCGGGCCACGGGAACGCAGAGAGTGACACGTCGCCTTAAAGAATAACCGCTTGTGGCGAAGCCAGTACGTACTCCGCCCGTCCGCCGTCGACATGCTCCGCAGCTGCAGCCCGCGTGGGTTCCAACGCATACCTATAAATAAGCACACGCACGAGCACGACACTAAGTAACACTCTCACTCTCTCACTCCAGCGCAATCATCAAGCTAGACACTAGCTATCGACCGGCAGCCAGCAGCTATGGACATGAGCCTCGAGCACTCGAGCTCTCCCTCCTCCTCATCCACTACCGAGCGCGCCGGGACGGCGTGGCCGTGGCCGCCGAAGCGCCCCGCGGGCCGCACCAAGTTCCGGGAGACGCGGCACCCCGTGTTCCGCGGCGTGCGCCGCCGTGGCAGCGCCGGCCGGTGGGTCTGCGAGGTGCGCGTGCCCGGGGAGCGCGGCACGCGCCTCTGGCTCGGGACGTACATCACGGCCGAGGCGGCCGCGCGAGCGCACGACGCCGCCATGCTCATGCTCCGGGGCCactccgccgcgtgcctcaacttcCGGGACTCCGCGTGGCTGCTCGCGGTGCCGCCCGCATTCACCAACCTCTCTGACGTCCGGCGCGCGGCCGTCCAGGCCGTCGCGGACTTCCTGCGCCGTCCGGAGGCCACCAGTGCCGCTGCCGCGGTGCAGGAGGTCACCTCCAGCGTGTCCGCCCCGTCGTCGGCGGTGTGCAGTGTGCCCTCGTCAGAGACGGCGCAGGCTTCCCCTGATGCCGCTTTTGAGGCGCCGGCCGCACTGGACATGGACGTGTTTGACCTCGACTGCTTGTTTGGGGAAACGGACTCCGACGCGTACTACTACGCGAACCTTGCGCAGGGGCTGCTCATGGAGCCACCGCCGACTGTGGCCACCGGGTCGTACTGGGACAATGGAGACTGCGCCGACGGCGGAGCCGGAGCTGATGTCGCGCTCTGGAGTTACTAGTACTAATATCAACAATCTCCAGCATATATTCGAGTTGAAGCCGCTTCGATTATGATCCACGTCCCGAGACAGTCCATCGATGGCGCGCGGCATCGAATTGGATGGAATGGATGATGTTCCTGCATATTTCTTCTCAGGTTCTGCGTGTCTCCTCATTCCTCTCATGGCAAAAAGACGTACAAGCAGTTTTTCTGGTGGGCCCACCTGCTACCGGCCCGGAGGGAGACAATGACACGCGGTTATAGTGTCTCTTGACTCTTCTTCGTACCGAGTGTCGACTTCCTTCCTTGTCGACCGGCCCCTTTGGTATATCCTGTTGGAAAACACCCACGTTGTCCTCTGGCTAACTGATGGCACCCGGTTCTTCAGCTCTCCAACGGGCGCGTGCACTACGTGCGCATGATCTCCTCACATGCCGGAACTGCATGCGATCTCCCTGCTCTCTCTCACGCAGTTGTAACAGTATATATGTACTACTCCTCAGATGAATATAGCAGTGTTCGAGTTCGCATAACCTAACTTGGTATCAGTCGCACCCGATCCTCCATCGCTTCCGCTATGCATCGCTTCCTCCGCCGCACCCGCTCGGCGGACCTCGACGCGCCGCCGTCCAACCCCTTCGCCCCGATCCCCGCCGTCACCCCGACCGCGGccgcggccacccctctccctgcgGCGACCGTTGccaaccccgcgccccgccgcgCTTCCTTCGCTGATCGGGGCAAGGCGGACGTTCCTGTGGTGCCCGTCCCTGCGGCTGCGCCTGCCGGCTCCTCCTCGACCGCGGGCATCCTCCACACGGCTGGCAGCACCCCCGTCCCCGCACCGGGCGGACCT from Triticum dicoccoides isolate Atlit2015 ecotype Zavitan chromosome 6A, WEW_v2.0, whole genome shotgun sequence encodes:
- the LOC119319060 gene encoding dehydration-responsive element-binding protein 1H-like encodes the protein MDMSLEHSSSPSSSSTTERAGTAWPWPPKRPAGRTKFRETRHPVFRGVRRRGSAGRWVCEVRVPGERGTRLWLGTYITAEAAARAHDAAMLMLRGHSAACLNFRDSAWLLAVPPAFTNLSDVRRAAVQAVADFLRRPEATSAAAAVQEVTSSVSAPSSAVCSVPSSETAQASPDAAFEAPAALDMDVFDLDCLFGETDSDAYYYANLAQGLLMEPPPTVATGSYWDNGDCADGGAGADVALWSY